A region of the Candidatus Eisenbacteria bacterium genome:
GAACCGGGAACCGTCACCACGAACGAGACCGGGCCGCTCGAGGGATTCGGCCGCGCCTGGACTCCGGCCTGGGGACCGGTGGGTTGCGTGGGCGCCGTGAACGTGATCGGGACGGTCGGGGACGCGGGCCCGTTTCCGCAGCCGCTCACCCAGCGGACCTGGTACCGGTACGTGCCGTATCCGGGGTCGTCGCGAAAGGTCGTATCCGAGGCCGGCAGCGAGGCCACTCGGGACAGCGCACCCGTGAGGCCGGTGCCTCGCCACACCTCGAGCGCCTGCGCCGAAGCGTCCGGGACGCCGGACCACGTGAGGAGCGCCTCGTCGGAGTCGTTCACCACGGTGAAGGACTGTGGTGTCTGATTCGGGATGATGCAGGTGTTCGGTTGCCCGAATGCCACGTTCGAGAATCCGGACCAGTTCGTCGGGACTTCGTCTCGGGTGCGGAGGACGAAGTAATACGTGACGTTCGCCGTCAACCCCTGAAGCGTGACCTGGTCCGTCCCGCCGGAATACGACGGATACGGGAGTCCTGGGACCTGGGTGGCGCTGTTCCACCAGCTGAGCGTATCGGTGGCGTTCGCGGGGTCCGTGGTCGAGTACCGCATCTCGTACTGAGAAGCCTGCCCGACGTTCCCGTCATCACCGGGCGCGGTCCATTCGAGCGTGATGTAATGGGTCTGCGTCTGTCCACGAGTCACGGAGGGAATCAGGACGAGCGCGGCTGCGAGGATCCAGCCGCGAATCGCGCGTTCGGTGAATCGGAAGGTCACGCTCCACTCCTGTCTCGGTCCCGGCGCGCGAAGGCCGCGCCCCTCCCTGCCGCACGCAGGGAGCTGCCCCATGAATCGACCTGTTGCCGATGGACGTGGATGAGAAACGTGGTGCCGAACTGAAGAAGGTACCTGCAAATTCTGTTCCTGGCCAGCGCGCCGTCCCAGGCGCCCGGGGGGTACGATGCCGGCGCGGGGGCACCGTCCGGGCGTCACGGAGACCGGTGGGAAGCGCATCCGAGGCGCTCGCTCGTATGCCTTTCTGGGGCCACTCCTTGTACCGATCCGTGCGTCCTGAGCTTGGGGGCCTCGCGGATTCGCGTAGGATTCGATCCGGGCCTGGGGGTGTCCCGAGGTAACTCGCGCGCTCCGGGGAACGGGGACGGGCCGGTACCGTTCGTGCTAGGGAACGAGGGACCCCGCTCGTCGGCAGCGGGTATTGCACTTCGCACGAGGGACGATCTGAATCGACGGCCATTCCAATCATCGGCGTCCGCAGCATCACGGGAATCTCGCGAGGTCCGGCTCGATTTTCAAGGGCCGGTGAATCTGGAGCCTCCATGAATCGATCACGAGCGTGCCGGCGCACTCCCGAACTCGGACATCGCGGACGGCACGGGATCCTGTTCCTCTCGGCAGCGCTCCTCGCCCTTGCGGCCCCGCCGGCCGTGGCCAGGGTCCTCGTCCTCCAGCCCTCGGTCGCGACGACGGACGAGGAGTTCGAGCGCGTCGCCAACACCCTGCAGCCGGGAGACACGCTCGTCCTGCGGGGCGGGACCTACTCGCAGACGGCGCGGCGCGCGGTGACCGTGAACGGCACGCCGGCCCAACCGATCCTGATCCGGGCCGCGGACGGCGAGAGCCCGCTCCTGACGCGTCCGATCGAGACGATGAACACGGCCAACAACATCGAGCTCGTCTCCTGCTCCTATCTCACGATCCGCGGCATCCGCTTCGAAGGGGGCAGCACGGGAGTCCGGATCATGGGAGGGCACCACATCACGGTCGAGGACTGCGAGGTCTTCGGAACCGGAAACAACGCCCTGTCGATGAACAGCGGTGATTGCGACTCCCTCGTGATCCGCCGGAACGAGATCCATCACACCGGTCTGAGCACCGCGGGCGACACCGAGGGCGAAGGAATGTACGTCGGCTGCAACAACAACACCTGCCGCGTCACGAACAGCCTCTTCGAGAGCAACTACATCCATCACCTGCGGGCCACCAGCACCGGGGGGAACGACGGGATCGAGGTGAAGGTCGGGTCCCACGGGAACATCATCCGCAACAACGTCATCCACGACACGACCATCGGGATGCGATACCCGGGGATCTTCGTCTACGGCGGAGGAAGCCGGCCCAACATCGTCGAGGGGAACGTGCTCTGGAACTGCGGCGAGGCCATCCAGGTCGTCTCCGACGCGGAGATCCGGAACAACCTCATCCTGAACTCGGATGTCGGCATCACCGCGGCTCCCCATTCCCAGGTGACGCTCATGCGGAACGTCACGATCGCCAACAACACGATTCACGGGAACGATCAGGGGATCTACGTCCGCTGGTCCGGCACGACGAACATGGCGCTCGCGAACAACGCGATCTACTCCCCTTCCGGCACCGCCGTGAACGCGAGCGGGCTCGGCGCATCGCTCGTCCTCGCGAACTACGTGGAAGGGGGTCTGTCGGGGGTGACCCTCGATTCGGAGCGGTTCCTCTTCGGCGGCTCTGCCGCGAGCGTGTTCCGGGATGCGGCGTCGATGGATCTCTGGCCCACGTCGGCCGCTCCATTCCTGGGGAGGGCTTCCGCGAGCTTCGTCCCCGCGAACGACTTCAACGAGCGCGCCCGGACCGCGCCGTTCGACGTGGGAGCTTACGAGCGGGACGGGCTGGCCACGAATCCCGGCTGGAGGATCCAGCCCGGCTTCAAGTCCTCGGGCCCCGCGCTCGACACCATGCCTCCCAGCGCTCCTTCCGACCTGCGTGCCAGCGGGTCGTCTGCGGGATCCCCGTCAGCCTCCCCTCGGCCCCCTTCGGCGAGCCGGCGATGAGGTCGCTCCGTTCGGTCCTGCTCGCCCTGGGGCTCCTGACGCTCTGGCCGTCGGTCTCGAGCGCGCAGCTCGGCACGCTGGGGCACGACGGTCCGGCGACGCCGGAGCAGATCTCCATGTACCTCCCCGTGACGGGAACCCTGTCCGCCACTCAGGGGGTCGTCCGCTATCGGCCGACGGGAAGCGCGACGTGGGAGATCGCCCATCCGATCTACCGGATCCGGCCGGCCTATACGGGCATCGCCGTCCCGGACGCGTTCGCGGGGGTGATCACGGGGCTCACCCCCGGCACGGAGTACACGGTGGAGGTGACCATCGACGTGAACGGGACGTCGGCCTCGCGCACCCTCACGGCGACGACCCGGGCGCTGCCCTCCCCCTCGGGAACGCCGAACAAGACGATCGCGGCGGGTTCGACCGAGGCCCAGATCCAGGCGGTCTTCGACGGCCTCGTTCCGGGCGACGTCGTGCAGCTCGCGAACGGCACCTACAGCACCAACAACCTGCACCTCGACCGGAGCGGCACCGACAGCCAGCCCATCGTCATTCGCGGCGCGAGCCGGTCGGGCGTCGTGATCCGGGATCCCACCGGAATCGTGATGCGGATCTGGAACGCCTCGAACGTCATCCTGGAAGACCTCACGCTCGAAGGCTCGATGGTCGACTCCGGCACCAACGCCAGCGCCGAGGGGATCCGATTCTGGGACGGCTGGTCGCACCGGCGGCTCACGGCGCGCCGACTCACGGTACGAGGCGTGGACAAGGGCGTCGCGTCCGAGCACGCGCTCGAGCAGATCCTGATCTACGACTGCTCGTTCACCGGAAACAACGCCTGGGCGCAGAACTTCCTCGAAACCAACATGAGCTGGAACGACGACGGGATCCGCATTCCGGGGGCCGGCAACGTCGCGTTCAACAACACCATGGCGGGCTTCGGGGACGTGTTCGCGGTCGTCGACGGCGTGACGAACGTCGGCATCCACTTCTACCGGAACGACGTCCGCTTCACGTGCGACGACGCCTTCGAGGGGGACTACGGCCACCGGAACCTGACCTTCTACGACAACCGCATCCAGAACTCGATGACCCTCACGTCCTTCGATCCGCTCCACGGCGGGCCCGCGTACGTCTTCCGGAACATCTCGATCAACACCGGGCGGTCCCCGTTCAAGTTCAACAGCCGGAACAGCGGCCACTTCATCTACAACAACACGATCGTGCGCACGTTCGGGGCGCCCGGGGCGCAATACGAGTGGGCATGGGTCCAGTTCAACAACGGAGACCAGCGTGCCTGGGCCTACCGGAACAACGTCCTCATCGGGCACGCGCAGCACAAGCTCCTGGCGATGGAGGCCTCGGGGCAGAATCCGATCGACTTCACGAACAACGCCTGGTTCCCGAGCGGGCCGATCTGGTGGAGCACGAGCGGCGGCAACGGCAACACGCCCGCCGAGGCCTACGCCAACCTGCCCGCCACGCAGCCGGTCTTCAGCGCGAGCACGCGCCGCCACGAGAGCGACCGGGTCACGCAGCAGAGCCCGTTCGTGGTTCCCATCACGCTCGGGGCGAACTACCTCACGCAGATCACGGCGTCCTACACCCCGACGCCCGCCCCGGGAACCGCGCTGAAGGGCGGCGGAGCGGCGATCCCGGGAATCACGGACGGACACTCCGGCTCCGCTCCGGACATGGGCGCCGTCATCGCGGGCAGGCCCGTCCCCATCTACGGCGATCGCTCCGGACTCGCGGGGGACGCGGTGCCTCCGAACACCACGAGCGATCTGACGCCTCGGTAAGCGCGGCGCGCGCGGCGCCGCCGCCGCTGCGGTTCGGCGCGCGGCGACTAGCTTTCCCGGACGACTTCCTCGAGAAGAGCTGCGAGCTCCTTGGCCCGCGCGCGCCGGGAATAGCGCGCGACGGTCTCGGGCGCGGCGACCGGGGCGGATCCCTCGCGAAGAGCCTCGAGGAACCCCCTCAGGCCTTCCTCGATCCTCACGCTCGCGTCGAGCGGGACGACCGTGTCGATGCCGGCCTCGGCGAGCACGCCCGCGGTATCCCCGGCTGCGTCGGTCATCGCGAAGATCGGCCTTCGAGCCCTCAGGTACTCGTAGAGCTTGGCGGGGATCTGGTGGTTGCAGTTCGCGGCCTGGAAGAGAAGGAGCCCGTCGGCGGAGAGCATCTCCTCGAGCGCGGCCGCGTACCCCACCGGCGGCTCCAGACGGACGATGTCGTCGATCCCGGCCGCGCGCAGGAGTCTCGCGTACCGCTCGTCGTGCCCCGTGGCCCGGAGCACGACGCGGAGCGTGGAGGCGGAGATCTCTCCGCGGGAGCGGAGCGCCGCCACCGCGTCGAAGAACGCCCGCGGATCGCGCTCGGAGGGATAGAGGAGCCCGCTGTGGACGAGGACGGTCGGGGAGCCGCCCGCCGGCCGCGGCCGCGACCGGATGATTCCCTCCACCTCGAGCGCGCGCTCCTCGTCGTACCCGTTCGGGATGAGGGCCCAGCGTTTCCCGGGGATCTCCGGATAGCGCTCGGCGTACATGCGGACCGCTCCGGGCGTCGTGAACACGGCGCGCGCGGCGTGCTCGACGGCGCCCCGCTCGATCCGCAGGTAGGCCCTGCGCACGTCCGGATCGTGAGGGTATCCGGGTTCCGTCATGGAGTCTCGGAAATCCGCCACCCAGGGCTTCCCCGTGAGCGCGTGCAGCCTGCGCCCGATCACGTGCGCCGTGGCGATCGGAAAGGTCGACCAGATGACGTCCGGCCGGTGCGTCCGGATGACGTTCATCCCGCACGGAACCGCGCCGAGCTGCCAGCTCGACCACCGGTCCGGAATCGCGAGCGACTTCAGATAGCGACCGCGCACCGCGAGGTGCCGCGCCGTGTCGAGCGCGAAGGGACGGTGGACGGGGACTCCGTCCGGGATGTCCTTCATCTGATCGTTCCCCACGCTCTCGTACGCGCGCGGGTGCGCGCTCAGGACGATCGGCTCCCAGCCATGCTCGCGGAGGTCGCGCGAGAACGAGAGCGTGCGCTGGATGCCGCTGCTTCCCCGGAGCGGGGGGTAGTGGAACGCGATCAGGAGCACCCGCTTCACGAGCGCCGGCCCCGCGCCCCGATCAGGAGCCGACGGCGTCCCAGA
Encoded here:
- a CDS encoding right-handed parallel beta-helix repeat-containing protein is translated as MNRSRACRRTPELGHRGRHGILFLSAALLALAAPPAVARVLVLQPSVATTDEEFERVANTLQPGDTLVLRGGTYSQTARRAVTVNGTPAQPILIRAADGESPLLTRPIETMNTANNIELVSCSYLTIRGIRFEGGSTGVRIMGGHHITVEDCEVFGTGNNALSMNSGDCDSLVIRRNEIHHTGLSTAGDTEGEGMYVGCNNNTCRVTNSLFESNYIHHLRATSTGGNDGIEVKVGSHGNIIRNNVIHDTTIGMRYPGIFVYGGGSRPNIVEGNVLWNCGEAIQVVSDAEIRNNLILNSDVGITAAPHSQVTLMRNVTIANNTIHGNDQGIYVRWSGTTNMALANNAIYSPSGTAVNASGLGASLVLANYVEGGLSGVTLDSERFLFGGSAASVFRDAASMDLWPTSAAPFLGRASASFVPANDFNERARTAPFDVGAYERDGLATNPGWRIQPGFKSSGPALDTMPPSAPSDLRASGSSAGSPSASPRPPSASRR
- a CDS encoding glycosyltransferase; this translates as MKRVLLIAFHYPPLRGSSGIQRTLSFSRDLREHGWEPIVLSAHPRAYESVGNDQMKDIPDGVPVHRPFALDTARHLAVRGRYLKSLAIPDRWSSWQLGAVPCGMNVIRTHRPDVIWSTFPIATAHVIGRRLHALTGKPWVADFRDSMTEPGYPHDPDVRRAYLRIERGAVEHAARAVFTTPGAVRMYAERYPEIPGKRWALIPNGYDEERALEVEGIIRSRPRPAGGSPTVLVHSGLLYPSERDPRAFFDAVAALRSRGEISASTLRVVLRATGHDERYARLLRAAGIDDIVRLEPPVGYAAALEEMLSADGLLLFQAANCNHQIPAKLYEYLRARRPIFAMTDAAGDTAGVLAEAGIDTVVPLDASVRIEEGLRGFLEALREGSAPVAAPETVARYSRRARAKELAALLEEVVRES